A portion of the Hymenobacter gelipurpurascens genome contains these proteins:
- a CDS encoding tetratricopeptide repeat protein, whose translation MNENFEDRDEVLDTVRRFEQMVAHNEPVFFDLGDFENIIDHYTTNTQYDKALQACEAAIAQYPFSTELLIDRSQVLAMKGEYLAAAQQIEDVAQLDPDNPDVAVTRGIISTQKGEFAEAVAFFLQAAERTQDRDDIFFNLGLAYQSWQKFKSAAKYYKQSLRLNPDNEVAVQELLYCLEVSERLEKNLEFFRRFTDEDPYSAIAWYNLGQAYYRANKYDDAISAFDYAILIDGKFYDAHGFLASTYVSLERYRKAIEEFELSYSEGQPTPEALCNIGECYEKLADWDNARRFYQQAIDLDATIDEAWFGIGIVMNAQERYFEAIHFFRKAVSLYGESVEYWLALAAAEYQLGNVVSSIEAYDKATQVAPDNKDAWLNWSIILYEQGNFDGAIDLMRNAVEIQPVEAELHYRLCAYLLAAGRYREAYQCLENALVLDFDKHRLLFEYFPELESQKALARLIDQYRK comes from the coding sequence ATGAATGAGAATTTTGAAGACCGGGACGAAGTACTGGACACCGTGCGCCGCTTTGAGCAAATGGTAGCCCACAACGAACCCGTGTTTTTTGACTTGGGCGATTTTGAAAACATCATCGACCACTATACGACGAACACCCAGTACGATAAAGCCCTGCAAGCCTGCGAGGCGGCCATTGCCCAGTACCCGTTTAGCACGGAACTGCTCATTGATCGCTCGCAGGTACTGGCCATGAAAGGCGAGTACCTTGCTGCTGCTCAGCAGATTGAAGATGTGGCTCAGCTCGATCCGGATAACCCCGATGTGGCAGTTACGCGCGGCATTATCTCTACCCAAAAGGGGGAGTTTGCTGAAGCGGTAGCCTTTTTTCTGCAGGCTGCGGAGCGCACCCAGGACCGTGACGACATTTTCTTCAACCTCGGACTGGCCTACCAGAGCTGGCAGAAGTTCAAGAGTGCGGCCAAGTACTACAAGCAAAGCCTACGCCTGAACCCCGACAACGAGGTGGCCGTGCAGGAGCTGTTGTATTGCCTGGAGGTGAGCGAACGGCTGGAAAAGAACCTGGAGTTCTTCCGCCGCTTCACCGACGAGGATCCGTATTCGGCTATTGCCTGGTACAATCTGGGCCAAGCCTATTACCGCGCCAATAAGTACGACGACGCTATCAGCGCCTTCGACTATGCCATCCTGATCGATGGGAAATTCTATGATGCGCATGGGTTTCTGGCTAGCACCTACGTAAGTCTGGAGCGCTACCGCAAGGCCATTGAGGAGTTTGAGCTCAGCTACTCGGAAGGGCAGCCGACGCCGGAAGCCCTGTGCAACATTGGCGAGTGCTATGAGAAGCTGGCCGATTGGGACAACGCACGCCGCTTTTACCAGCAGGCCATTGATCTGGACGCGACGATTGACGAAGCCTGGTTCGGCATCGGCATCGTGATGAACGCGCAGGAGCGGTATTTCGAGGCAATTCATTTCTTCCGGAAGGCCGTGAGCCTGTACGGCGAAAGCGTGGAATACTGGCTGGCCCTAGCTGCTGCTGAATACCAGTTGGGCAACGTGGTGTCCTCGATAGAGGCCTACGACAAAGCCACGCAAGTAGCCCCCGACAATAAGGACGCCTGGCTGAACTGGAGTATTATCCTCTACGAACAAGGCAATTTCGATGGCGCCATTGACCTCATGCGCAATGCCGTAGAAATCCAGCCGGTTGAGGCCGAGCTGCACTACCGGCTATGCGCCTATCTGCTGGCAGCAGGGCGCTACCGCGAAGCCTACCAATGCTTGGAAAATGCTTTGGTGCTGGACTTTGATAAGCACCGGCTGCTGTTCGAGTACTTCCCGGAGCTGGAGTCGCAGAAGGCGCTGGCTCGCCTCATTGATCAGTATCGGAAATAA